Proteins encoded together in one Aeromonas encheleia window:
- the rbsK gene encoding ribokinase — MNRLVVLGSVNADHVLRVPHFPRPGETLTGHGYQVVPGGKGANQAVAAARLGAPVSFIARIGDDAIGHQMQAGFAADGIDVSAVERDEALPTGIAIIYVSDEGENSIGISAEANGALSPEMVKRHESMIADAHTLLLQLEVPLESVFEAARLARAHGTRVVLNPAPARPLSAELLALVDLITPNQTEAELLTGVPVTDEASAREAAAGFHQLGIQEVMITLGAQGVYCSNPSQQALIPGFRVTAIDTTAAGDTFNGALLAAQLAGHDFNGAVRFAHGAAALSVTRLGAQSSIPSKAEVETFLLAQAAQGH; from the coding sequence ATGAATCGTCTCGTAGTTCTCGGCAGCGTCAATGCGGATCATGTGCTGCGCGTCCCCCACTTTCCCCGTCCCGGTGAGACCCTGACCGGCCACGGCTACCAGGTCGTCCCCGGTGGCAAGGGGGCGAACCAGGCGGTCGCCGCCGCACGGCTGGGGGCCCCCGTCTCCTTCATAGCCCGCATCGGGGATGATGCCATCGGTCACCAGATGCAGGCAGGCTTCGCCGCCGACGGCATAGACGTGAGCGCGGTCGAGCGCGATGAGGCGCTCCCCACCGGCATCGCCATCATCTACGTGAGCGACGAGGGGGAAAACAGCATCGGCATCTCCGCCGAGGCCAACGGCGCCCTGAGCCCCGAGATGGTCAAGCGCCACGAGTCCATGATTGCCGACGCCCACACCCTGCTGCTGCAGCTGGAGGTGCCGCTGGAGAGCGTCTTCGAGGCGGCCCGGCTGGCCCGTGCCCATGGCACCCGGGTGGTGCTCAATCCGGCACCCGCCCGGCCACTCTCCGCGGAACTGCTGGCGCTGGTGGATCTCATCACCCCCAACCAGACCGAGGCCGAGCTGCTGACCGGGGTCCCCGTCACCGACGAGGCCAGTGCCCGCGAGGCGGCTGCCGGCTTCCATCAGCTGGGGATCCAGGAGGTGATGATCACCCTGGGCGCGCAAGGGGTCTACTGCAGCAACCCCAGCCAACAAGCGCTCATCCCGGGTTTTCGGGTGACGGCGATCGATACCACGGCGGCGGGAGACACCTTCAACGGCGCCCTGCTGGCGGCGCAGCTGGCGGGCCATGACTTCAACGGCGCGGTGCGTTTCGCCCACGGCGCGGCCGCGCTCTCGGTCACCCGACTGGGAGCCCAGAGCTCCATCCCGAGCAAGGCCGAGGTGGAGACCTTCCTGCTCGCGCAAGCCGCGCAGGGGCACTGA
- a CDS encoding substrate-binding domain-containing protein yields the protein MANIKEVAALAGVSTTTVSHVINETRVVSDATRERVFAAMQSLNYAPSLVARSLKVKETNSIGMLVTTSSNPFFAEVVRGVERYCFEQGYNLMLGNTEGQAETALSYLKMMLRKRVDGLLIMCSEGQQEVFNQLDWLKSLPVVVMDWGMESKEVDLIADNSHRGGYLATRHLLALGHRDIGCITGPHSRAPANQRLAGFEQAMREAGLAINPAWIQEGDFDCASGHDAMQRLLAMPERPSALFVCNDMMAMGVISAAHRAGLVIPRDLSLVGYDNVALAQYMSPPLTTVNQPKEELGRLAVTRLLARINGERIDNRMITVDPDLVIRDSCAPFPSAETPHHS from the coding sequence ATGGCCAATATCAAGGAGGTGGCCGCGCTGGCGGGGGTCTCCACCACCACCGTATCCCACGTCATCAACGAGACCCGCGTCGTGAGCGATGCGACCCGCGAACGGGTCTTCGCCGCCATGCAGAGCCTCAACTATGCCCCCAGCCTGGTGGCGCGCAGCCTCAAGGTGAAGGAGACCAACAGCATCGGCATGCTGGTCACCACCTCCAGCAACCCCTTCTTCGCCGAGGTGGTGCGCGGGGTGGAGCGCTACTGCTTCGAGCAGGGTTACAACCTGATGCTGGGCAACACCGAGGGCCAGGCCGAGACCGCCCTCTCCTATCTCAAGATGATGCTGCGCAAGCGGGTGGATGGGCTGCTCATCATGTGCAGCGAGGGCCAACAGGAGGTGTTCAACCAGCTCGACTGGCTCAAGAGCCTGCCGGTGGTGGTGATGGACTGGGGCATGGAGAGCAAGGAGGTGGATCTCATCGCCGACAACTCCCATCGCGGCGGTTATCTGGCGACCCGCCACCTGCTGGCGCTGGGCCACCGCGACATCGGCTGCATCACGGGCCCCCACAGCCGGGCCCCGGCCAATCAGCGCCTGGCGGGCTTCGAGCAGGCGATGCGGGAGGCAGGCCTTGCCATCAACCCGGCCTGGATCCAGGAGGGGGATTTCGACTGTGCCAGCGGCCACGATGCCATGCAGCGCCTGTTGGCCATGCCAGAACGCCCCAGCGCCCTCTTTGTCTGCAACGACATGATGGCCATGGGGGTCATCAGCGCCGCCCATCGCGCCGGCCTCGTCATCCCGCGGGATCTCTCCCTCGTCGGCTACGACAACGTGGCGCTGGCCCAGTACATGTCACCCCCGTTGACCACGGTCAACCAGCCGAAGGAGGAGCTGGGTCGCCTCGCCGTCACCCGTCTGCTGGCACGGATCAATGGGGAGCGGATCGACAACCGGATGATCACGGTCGACCCTGACCTGGTGATCAGGGACTCCTGCGCCCCCTTCCCGTCCGCCGAGACACCGCACCACTCCTAG
- a CDS encoding GGDEF domain-containing protein — protein sequence MTRRHRHNLLLAAISLLFLFSSVWGLYLQHRHEQLVDTLYRNIHWNISQTMLESQRFLYDLRLYRAGALEMEVLSLDYDLLWNRLDIFLISSETADARGRYGLGKVVARLFDQIKLLEPQMQAGALQEGGALDRTQARIVELTHQVEQIGNQILSGQEREASVNQIRQSLFWLQIWQLILLVTGGVLVFALIRVNLQNRRLSLLDPMTRLGNRRALQAQLKQSLRLGRAQALVVLDLKRFKQVNDLLGYQVGDRLLQTVAAKLRQQYPGRAYRLGGDEFAVVLAGGQEAIEQQMEGMVALLKFEFVTRESSFDLACRFGVAQAEGEDAGMLLEQAILALNQAKRDDATLIWFQPAMKAALNMGQRQLHQLREWLAGAAPSPLETVSEELEDERGQRVLAISLRWRVGQQPCDVDWMQERGVLGPVVARLLAESTHPLPVLLVLHQQAQLAHVLAYLPALPAASLILALPTLTEDRLLLEKMRQRGCVLALHELGSRVPELLRSGWPVRYWLPEPADNDVLLQPLAQRLGLLRLSRLGAEEEMEDRVEQREQPY from the coding sequence TTGACGCGTCGTCACCGCCACAATCTGCTGCTTGCCGCCATTTCGCTGCTGTTCCTGTTCTCGTCGGTGTGGGGACTCTACCTGCAGCATCGCCACGAGCAGCTGGTGGATACCCTCTATCGCAACATCCACTGGAACATCAGCCAGACCATGCTGGAGTCCCAGCGCTTCCTCTATGACTTGCGCCTCTATCGGGCGGGGGCGCTGGAGATGGAGGTCCTGAGCCTGGATTACGATCTGCTGTGGAACCGGCTGGACATCTTCCTCATCAGCAGCGAGACCGCCGATGCCCGTGGCCGCTACGGGCTGGGCAAGGTGGTGGCGCGGCTGTTTGATCAAATCAAGCTGCTGGAGCCCCAGATGCAGGCCGGTGCGCTACAGGAGGGGGGCGCGCTGGATCGCACGCAAGCCAGGATTGTCGAGCTGACCCACCAGGTGGAGCAGATCGGCAATCAGATCCTCTCCGGCCAGGAGCGGGAGGCCTCGGTCAACCAGATCCGCCAGAGCCTGTTCTGGCTGCAGATCTGGCAGCTGATCCTGCTGGTGACGGGGGGCGTCCTTGTGTTTGCCCTCATTCGCGTCAATCTGCAGAACCGTCGCCTCTCCCTGCTCGATCCCATGACCCGGCTGGGGAATCGCCGCGCCTTGCAGGCGCAGCTGAAGCAATCCTTGCGGCTGGGCCGTGCCCAGGCCTTGGTGGTGCTGGATCTGAAGCGGTTCAAGCAGGTCAATGATCTGCTCGGTTATCAGGTCGGCGATCGCCTGCTGCAGACGGTCGCCGCCAAGCTGCGGCAACAGTATCCCGGCCGGGCCTACCGACTGGGAGGGGATGAGTTCGCCGTGGTGCTGGCCGGTGGTCAGGAGGCCATCGAACAGCAGATGGAAGGGATGGTGGCCCTGCTGAAGTTCGAGTTCGTGACCCGTGAGAGCAGCTTCGATCTAGCCTGTCGGTTCGGGGTGGCGCAGGCGGAGGGGGAGGATGCCGGCATGCTGCTGGAGCAGGCCATCCTGGCCCTGAATCAGGCCAAGCGGGACGACGCTACCCTGATCTGGTTCCAGCCTGCGATGAAGGCGGCCCTGAACATGGGTCAGCGGCAGTTGCATCAGCTGCGGGAGTGGCTGGCGGGTGCCGCCCCATCCCCGCTGGAGACGGTGTCAGAGGAGCTGGAAGACGAGCGGGGGCAGCGGGTCCTGGCCATCAGCCTGCGCTGGCGGGTGGGGCAGCAGCCGTGCGATGTGGATTGGATGCAGGAACGCGGGGTGCTGGGCCCGGTGGTGGCGCGGCTGTTGGCGGAGTCGACCCACCCCTTGCCCGTGTTGCTGGTGCTGCATCAGCAGGCGCAGCTGGCCCATGTGCTGGCGTACTTGCCCGCCTTGCCTGCGGCGTCGCTGATCCTGGCGCTGCCGACCCTGACGGAGGATCGCCTCCTGCTGGAGAAGATGCGCCAGCGTGGTTGCGTGCTGGCGTTGCATGAGCTGGGCAGTCGGGTCCCCGAGCTTCTGCGATCCGGCTGGCCGGTGCGCTACTGGCTGCCCGAGCCTGCCGATAACGATGTCTTGCTGCAACCCCTGGCGCAGCGGCTGGGCTTGCTGCGCCTGAGTCGGCTCGGGGCGGAAGAGGAGATGGAGGACAGGGTAGAACAGCGCGAGCAGCCGTATTGA
- the cobB gene encoding Sir2 family NAD+-dependent deacetylase encodes MVQSAKHIVILTGAGISAESGIKTFRASDGLWEEHRVEDVATPEGYARDPELVQSFYNSRRQQLQQPQIHPNPAHYALARLERLLPGRVTLITQNIDNLHESAGSKNLIHMHGELLKVRCPVSGQVLEWRGALHQEELCSCCQFPQPLRPHVVWFGEMPLGLDRIYGALAQCDLFISIGTSGAVYPAAGFVHEAGLNGAHTIELNLEPSEVGSQFDEKRYGPASVLVPAFVDELLQRCGVHQPKAVDGHNWMEMRGP; translated from the coding sequence ATGGTGCAGTCAGCCAAACATATCGTGATCCTCACCGGTGCCGGCATCTCGGCCGAGTCCGGTATCAAGACATTCCGGGCCAGTGACGGCCTGTGGGAGGAGCACAGGGTTGAGGATGTGGCCACCCCCGAGGGTTATGCCCGGGATCCCGAGCTGGTGCAAAGCTTCTACAACTCTCGTCGCCAGCAGCTGCAACAGCCCCAGATCCATCCCAATCCGGCCCATTACGCCCTGGCCAGGCTGGAGCGTCTGCTGCCTGGGCGCGTTACCCTGATCACCCAGAACATCGACAACCTGCACGAGAGTGCGGGCAGCAAGAACCTCATCCACATGCATGGCGAGCTGCTCAAGGTGCGTTGCCCGGTCTCGGGCCAGGTGCTCGAGTGGCGCGGGGCGCTCCACCAGGAGGAGCTCTGCTCCTGCTGCCAGTTTCCCCAGCCGCTGCGACCCCATGTGGTCTGGTTTGGCGAGATGCCGCTCGGGCTGGATCGCATCTATGGCGCCCTGGCCCAGTGCGATCTGTTCATCTCCATCGGCACCTCGGGGGCCGTCTATCCGGCGGCCGGTTTCGTGCATGAGGCGGGGCTCAACGGTGCCCATACCATAGAGCTCAATCTGGAACCGAGCGAGGTGGGCAGCCAGTTCGATGAGAAACGCTACGGCCCGGCGTCCGTGCTGGTGCCGGCCTTCGTGGATGAGTTGCTGCAACGGTGCGGCGTGCACCAGCCCAAGGCGGTCGACGGACACAACTGGATGGAGATGCGCGGTCCGTAA
- a CDS encoding GNAT family N-acetyltransferase, with translation MTRYLCWPADVARLRAGLAGWPHPTSRGALPLVMVVGGLSCRLQELAGADPAPLEAAYGELSEQSVYLRFMRPKQPPTPSQVAFFLDYPRAAQIGLLLTDAAGRPLAVAQSIRRRLHPDRAEFSCIVADHFQQRGAGRRILLALALLARSEGIREWTAEVLSQNRPMLTLLRGLGLPLTLVTGREMIFVRLDLSVLDGLDQDRS, from the coding sequence GTGACCCGCTATCTGTGCTGGCCGGCCGACGTGGCTCGTCTGCGCGCGGGGCTGGCGGGCTGGCCTCATCCCACCAGCCGGGGCGCCTTGCCTCTGGTGATGGTGGTGGGGGGCCTAAGTTGCCGGTTGCAGGAGTTGGCGGGGGCCGATCCGGCGCCTCTCGAGGCCGCCTATGGGGAGCTCAGCGAGCAGAGTGTCTACCTGCGCTTCATGCGTCCCAAGCAGCCACCCACCCCCTCGCAGGTGGCCTTCTTCCTCGATTACCCGCGCGCCGCCCAGATTGGCTTGTTGCTGACGGATGCCGCGGGCCGCCCTCTGGCCGTGGCCCAGTCCATCCGGCGGCGGCTGCACCCGGATCGGGCCGAGTTCTCCTGCATAGTCGCGGATCACTTCCAGCAGCGGGGGGCGGGGCGCCGCATCCTGCTGGCGCTGGCGCTGCTGGCGCGGTCGGAGGGGATCCGGGAGTGGACGGCGGAGGTGCTGAGTCAGAATCGGCCCATGCTGACTCTGCTGCGGGGCTTGGGGCTGCCGCTGACCCTGGTGACGGGGCGGGAGATGATATTCGTCAGGTTGGACTTGAGCGTGCTCGACGGCCTGGATCAGGATCGCTCATAA
- a CDS encoding response regulator, with translation MIITDEELLALLESDVSLDPGFHPVSIYALDAASHQAVQAAGVPEYASLHRTQPEPGWQWEALFAAGAIALFEPAAHAGASYLPRLMTRGQGIYQLSDPWLVGLQEREQGWRDWLARLQVLLLEDHPFQGACIQQEIQALGLPCQWVQDGDACLRALEQGEVRLLICDLSLAEQDAISLLMSHPQYQHSGLPIILLSAHDQTLIDGARRLLHDAGFNVLAALAKPLQSDDLLRLLKTLYLGPQRQRRLSGLKRTIRSWNGEVRGQLGLLADAASSSLPIWLAVSGLPPHWEQLKTWLEQHGRLAGELTLVIHRRDQLLSKADRFALVLQASLAGARLALLLDSIQHLPFDKLERLPLQHLLLGQHLLPELEAMATDSLLDRFIGRARELGIAIYIDDPFNLLDASPWQDRGIMGRW, from the coding sequence ATGATCATCACAGACGAAGAGTTATTGGCGCTGCTGGAATCGGACGTGAGCCTGGATCCCGGCTTCCATCCCGTCAGCATCTATGCTCTTGACGCCGCGTCCCATCAGGCCGTGCAGGCGGCAGGGGTACCCGAGTACGCCAGCTTGCACCGCACCCAGCCCGAGCCCGGCTGGCAGTGGGAAGCGTTGTTTGCCGCCGGTGCCATCGCGCTGTTCGAGCCCGCCGCCCATGCCGGGGCCAGCTATCTGCCCCGGCTGATGACCCGAGGGCAGGGCATCTACCAGCTCTCCGATCCCTGGCTGGTGGGCTTACAGGAGCGGGAACAGGGGTGGCGCGACTGGTTGGCAAGATTGCAGGTGCTGTTGCTGGAGGATCACCCCTTTCAGGGGGCCTGCATCCAGCAGGAGATCCAGGCGCTGGGGCTACCCTGCCAGTGGGTACAGGACGGCGATGCCTGCCTGCGGGCCCTGGAGCAGGGCGAGGTGCGACTGCTGATCTGCGATCTCAGCCTGGCGGAGCAAGATGCCATCAGCCTGTTGATGAGCCATCCCCAGTATCAGCACAGCGGTCTGCCCATCATACTGCTCTCCGCCCACGATCAGACCCTGATCGACGGGGCCCGTCGCCTGCTGCACGACGCCGGTTTCAACGTGCTGGCCGCGCTGGCCAAGCCGCTGCAGAGCGACGATCTGCTCCGCCTGCTCAAGACCCTCTATCTGGGGCCCCAGCGTCAGCGCCGGCTGAGCGGGTTGAAGCGCACCATTCGCAGTTGGAATGGCGAGGTGCGGGGTCAGCTCGGCCTGCTGGCGGATGCGGCCTCGTCCAGCTTGCCCATCTGGCTGGCCGTGAGCGGGCTGCCACCCCACTGGGAGCAGCTCAAGACGTGGCTGGAGCAGCACGGCCGCCTGGCGGGCGAGCTGACCCTGGTCATCCACCGGCGCGATCAGCTGCTGAGCAAGGCGGATCGCTTCGCCTTGGTGCTGCAGGCCAGCCTGGCCGGGGCCCGTCTGGCGCTGCTGCTCGATAGCATTCAACATCTGCCGTTCGACAAGCTGGAGCGACTGCCGCTCCAGCACCTGCTGCTGGGACAACACCTGTTGCCGGAGCTGGAGGCGATGGCGACGGACTCCCTGCTTGACCGCTTCATCGGCCGGGCCAGGGAATTGGGGATCGCCATCTATATCGACGATCCCTTCAACCTGCTCGATGCCTCCCCCTGGCAGGATCGCGGCATCATGGGGCGCTGGTGA
- a CDS encoding ATP-binding protein, translating to MTKFSLLLGALLAMPLRAAVLPLPPDTQAYADSLTQLTFCYPALQRPPYLEKQGGLLIDQMQRLAQQLPVPLQFDKLPNWSAVEQGLQEGRCDLIPHIGPSLHAQPGMALSRAMLEAESAILYRGELEQASFLVSPIWQSTEVLKGLYPQSSQLALTDADNWYSALIAGKGSAYLGDYLQLRYLMREYPDEGLRLRRLRSDELVVSYRLMMRDRPELQQLIDTAIRFLPPGSLYRDLGRYLPQSEQDINPLHFTDKEQAWLIGTSRTIKLVADPAFMPYSGVNQQGQLVGWSGDVLRRVSRQTGLTFEVIPVASKEEALAKLRSGEAAMMAGLLETPALNREFDFTRTVAMSRYALVSRKLGAHQRLDEVKGKIVVPKMLYDTSLLANFGRHDWLRVDSLMEGLDAVQEGEADAMLAELYQLQYPLRNNQLADLSVKELPESFGLGFAIRHDQPRLAGVIEQSLMTISDQENDELTQRWRRLVLTQQSGVSYGFWLASVLLALLISAAVIWSIWRSRQQLALEARERRKAEQALAQESKFRESLFQALPMPVFLRNDRGEIIKRNKQAKRLEARYSAELILPEPRLQGAEGELSLREQVYSYAQIPLQLGPQTPAGDLIALSDISALRERTRLLRQAERRLRALTNTVPGVVLQFTLQGGAITGVEFVSRGSYELLGLASQQIRLNSNATLTRLARQDRRKMRAPMLAMLQAGSPFSHLLRYQHPTKGSRWLQFSGRGRSQGEGWRVYGVVQDVTDRVEQEHALQLSHEQAQQAVLAKGRFLAAVSHEIRTPMNAILGLLEWLDQTELSAEQASVLTHVRQAGNELLGLLNDVLDFSRNESRQLRLSPQPTDLVELCEHVAAVHWSKARSKRLQLRLALDTNLPALMELDPHRVQQVLHNLLANAIKFSLTGEVVLWARRQGEWLCCGVDDQGPGISAELLPRLFLPFEQGEEPGQPRAQGTGLGLAISRQLMEQMGGEIRVEALATGGSRFTCSLPLRPLREKSPWQPRVNALSLRLVGAELEYMRGWLVEIGVSEDLDGPCLSAELDERGLRYWSWQGEPWIPGSVVSLLQPRLASAGGEIADLPGAGMRILLVEDHEVNRVLIGMQLSQLGAEVLSAANGRLALDILQHESVDLVLTDLQMPVMDGAELCRQLRDSPRWQQLPVYVITADLSEQAAERLTDSGCHGHLDKPVMLKELAILLRSLSGQAAGTSQEEETPQPWSELAPLSAELISLYLASTRQDLADIADCVTQGDERALNTALHKMKGAAKMVGAAALVEVIERWQRTPEQPLIESLRHAVDEVCRQLGKRV from the coding sequence ATGACAAAATTCAGCCTACTGTTGGGCGCGCTGCTGGCCATGCCACTGCGTGCCGCCGTACTCCCCCTGCCGCCTGATACCCAGGCCTATGCCGATTCGCTGACCCAGCTGACGTTCTGCTATCCCGCCCTGCAGCGCCCTCCCTATCTGGAAAAACAGGGGGGATTGCTCATCGATCAGATGCAACGCCTGGCACAGCAACTGCCGGTGCCGTTGCAGTTTGACAAGCTGCCCAACTGGTCGGCGGTAGAGCAGGGTCTGCAAGAGGGGCGCTGCGATCTCATCCCGCACATAGGTCCCTCCCTGCATGCCCAACCCGGCATGGCGCTGAGCCGGGCCATGCTGGAAGCGGAGTCCGCCATCCTCTACCGGGGCGAGCTGGAGCAGGCCTCCTTCCTGGTTTCGCCTATCTGGCAGTCGACCGAGGTGCTGAAGGGGCTCTATCCCCAATCGTCCCAGCTGGCTCTGACCGATGCCGATAACTGGTATTCGGCCCTGATCGCCGGCAAGGGCAGCGCCTACCTCGGCGATTACCTGCAACTGCGCTACCTGATGCGGGAATACCCGGACGAGGGGCTGCGTCTGCGTCGCCTGCGCAGCGACGAGCTGGTGGTCAGCTACCGGCTGATGATGCGAGACAGACCCGAGTTGCAGCAGCTGATCGACACGGCGATCCGTTTCCTCCCGCCGGGCAGCCTCTACCGGGATCTGGGCCGCTACTTGCCGCAGAGTGAGCAGGACATCAACCCGCTGCATTTCACCGACAAGGAGCAGGCCTGGCTCATCGGGACCTCCCGCACCATCAAGCTGGTGGCGGATCCGGCCTTCATGCCCTACAGCGGCGTCAATCAGCAGGGCCAGCTGGTCGGCTGGAGTGGCGATGTGTTGCGGCGGGTGAGCCGGCAGACCGGGCTGACCTTCGAAGTCATCCCCGTCGCCAGCAAGGAGGAGGCACTGGCCAAGCTGCGCAGCGGCGAGGCCGCCATGATGGCCGGCCTGCTGGAGACGCCGGCGCTCAACCGGGAATTCGACTTTACCCGCACCGTGGCCATGAGCCGCTATGCCCTGGTCAGCCGCAAGCTGGGGGCCCATCAGCGGCTCGATGAGGTGAAGGGCAAGATAGTGGTGCCCAAGATGCTGTATGACACCAGCCTGCTGGCCAACTTCGGCCGGCATGACTGGCTGCGGGTCGACAGCCTGATGGAGGGATTGGATGCGGTGCAGGAGGGAGAGGCCGACGCCATGCTGGCGGAGCTCTACCAGCTGCAATACCCGCTGCGCAACAACCAGCTGGCCGATCTCAGCGTCAAGGAGCTGCCGGAGAGCTTCGGGCTCGGCTTTGCCATCCGCCATGATCAGCCCAGGCTGGCCGGGGTGATCGAGCAGAGCCTGATGACGATCAGCGATCAGGAGAACGACGAGCTGACCCAACGCTGGCGCCGGCTGGTGCTGACCCAGCAGAGCGGCGTCAGCTACGGCTTCTGGCTCGCCTCCGTATTGCTGGCGCTGTTGATCAGCGCGGCGGTGATCTGGTCGATCTGGCGCTCCCGCCAACAGCTGGCCCTGGAGGCCCGCGAGCGGCGCAAGGCGGAGCAGGCGCTGGCCCAGGAGAGCAAGTTCAGGGAGTCCCTGTTCCAGGCACTGCCCATGCCCGTGTTCCTGCGCAACGATAGGGGCGAGATCATCAAGCGCAACAAGCAGGCCAAGCGGCTGGAGGCGCGCTACTCAGCGGAGCTGATCCTGCCCGAGCCACGGCTGCAAGGGGCAGAGGGGGAGCTCTCCCTGCGCGAGCAGGTCTACTCCTATGCCCAGATCCCGCTGCAACTCGGCCCACAGACCCCGGCCGGCGATCTCATCGCCCTGTCCGACATCAGCGCCCTGCGCGAGCGCACCCGGCTGCTGCGCCAGGCGGAGCGGCGGCTGCGCGCCCTCACCAATACGGTGCCCGGGGTGGTGCTCCAGTTCACCCTGCAGGGCGGTGCCATCACCGGGGTGGAATTCGTCAGCCGCGGCAGCTACGAGCTGCTGGGGCTGGCCAGCCAGCAGATCCGGCTCAACTCCAATGCGACTCTCACCCGCCTCGCGCGCCAGGACAGACGCAAGATGCGCGCCCCCATGCTGGCCATGTTGCAGGCGGGGAGTCCCTTCTCCCATCTGCTGCGTTACCAGCACCCGACCAAGGGCTCGCGCTGGTTGCAGTTCTCCGGTCGGGGGCGCAGCCAGGGGGAGGGGTGGCGCGTCTATGGGGTGGTGCAGGATGTGACCGACAGGGTCGAGCAGGAGCATGCGCTGCAGCTCTCCCACGAGCAGGCCCAGCAGGCCGTGCTCGCCAAGGGACGCTTCCTGGCGGCCGTGAGCCACGAGATCCGTACCCCCATGAATGCCATCCTGGGGCTGCTGGAGTGGCTCGATCAGACCGAGCTCTCGGCGGAGCAGGCATCGGTGCTGACTCATGTCAGGCAGGCGGGCAACGAGCTGCTGGGGCTGCTCAACGACGTGCTCGATTTCAGCCGCAACGAGAGCCGCCAGTTGCGACTCTCCCCGCAGCCGACCGATCTGGTGGAGCTGTGCGAACACGTGGCGGCGGTGCACTGGTCCAAGGCGCGCTCCAAGCGGTTGCAGCTGCGTCTCGCGCTGGATACCAATCTGCCCGCCCTGATGGAGCTCGATCCTCACCGGGTGCAGCAGGTGCTGCACAACCTGCTCGCCAACGCCATCAAGTTCAGCCTGACCGGCGAGGTGGTGCTGTGGGCCCGCCGGCAGGGGGAGTGGCTCTGCTGCGGGGTGGATGATCAGGGGCCCGGCATCAGCGCCGAGCTGTTGCCCAGGCTGTTCCTGCCCTTCGAGCAGGGGGAGGAGCCGGGCCAGCCAAGGGCACAGGGGACCGGGCTGGGGCTGGCCATCAGTCGCCAGCTGATGGAGCAGATGGGCGGCGAGATCCGGGTCGAGGCCCTGGCCACCGGCGGCAGCCGCTTCACCTGCTCGCTGCCGCTGCGACCATTGCGGGAGAAGTCACCCTGGCAACCCAGGGTCAATGCCCTCAGCCTGCGGCTGGTTGGCGCTGAGTTGGAATACATGCGTGGCTGGCTGGTCGAGATCGGCGTGAGCGAAGACCTTGACGGGCCCTGCCTGAGCGCTGAGCTGGACGAGCGGGGCCTGCGTTACTGGTCCTGGCAGGGGGAACCCTGGATCCCGGGCTCAGTGGTCAGCCTGCTGCAACCCAGGCTCGCCAGCGCAGGCGGCGAGATCGCGGACCTGCCGGGGGCCGGCATGCGGATCCTGCTGGTGGAGGATCACGAGGTGAACCGGGTGCTGATCGGCATGCAGCTCAGCCAGCTGGGGGCCGAGGTGCTGAGCGCCGCCAATGGCCGGCTGGCACTGGATATCCTGCAGCACGAATCGGTCGATCTGGTGCTGACCGATCTGCAGATGCCGGTGATGGATGGTGCCGAACTGTGCCGCCAGTTGCGGGACTCCCCGCGCTGGCAACAGCTGCCGGTCTACGTGATCACCGCCGATCTGAGTGAGCAGGCGGCAGAGCGGCTGACCGACAGTGGCTGCCACGGCCATCTGGACAAGCCGGTGATGCTGAAAGAGTTGGCCATCTTGCTGCGCAGCCTGTCCGGACAGGCCGCCGGAACCAGTCAGGAGGAGGAGACGCCCCAGCCCTGGTCAGAGCTGGCGCCGCTCAGCGCCGAGCTCATCAGCCTCTATCTGGCCTCTACCCGCCAGGATCTGGCCGACATTGCGGACTGCGTCACACAAGGGGATGAGCGGGCCCTCAATACGGCTTTACACAAGATGAAGGGGGCCGCCAAAATGGTGGGAGCCGCGGCGCTGGTCGAGGTGATTGAGCGCTGGCAGCGAACCCCCGAGCAGCCCCTGATCGAGTCACTGCGCCATGCCGTGGATGAGGTCTGTCGGCAATTGGGCAAGAGGGTATGA
- the ihfA gene encoding integration host factor subunit alpha, with product MALTKADIAEHLFTQLGMSKREAKDMVEAFFEEIRQALERGEQVKISGFGNFDLREKNQRPGRNPKTGEDIPISARRVVTFRPGQKLKARVENVEPNE from the coding sequence ATGGCGCTTACCAAAGCCGACATTGCAGAGCACCTGTTCACCCAACTCGGGATGAGCAAGCGTGAAGCCAAAGACATGGTGGAAGCCTTCTTTGAGGAAATCAGACAGGCGCTCGAGCGCGGTGAACAAGTCAAGATTTCAGGCTTCGGTAATTTTGACCTTCGTGAGAAGAATCAGCGTCCCGGACGTAACCCCAAGACCGGCGAAGATATTCCCATCAGCGCCCGGCGGGTGGTGACCTTCCGGCCTGGCCAGAAGCTCAAGGCCAGGGTAGAAAATGTTGAACCCAATGAGTGA